A stretch of the Polaribacter pacificus genome encodes the following:
- the nadE gene encoding NAD(+) synthase — protein sequence MNAKNVTEHIINWLKDYAENAGVKGFVIGVSGGIDSALTSTLCAETGLKTLCVEMPIHQAESQVNRASEHINQLKSRYPNVSSVQVDLSSTFENFKTVTPPVAPSASLDLSLANTRARLRMTTLYYLAGLHGLLVAGTGNKIEDFGVGFYTKYGDGGVDLSPIADLLKSEVYKLAAFVDVPKSIQGAAPTDGLFGDSRTDEDQIGASYDELEWAMEMKDSGKEIKDFSGRELEVFKIYTRLNRNNQHKMNPIPVCKIPKNLK from the coding sequence ATGAATGCAAAAAACGTAACAGAACACATTATAAACTGGTTAAAAGACTACGCAGAGAATGCAGGAGTAAAAGGGTTTGTTATTGGGGTTTCTGGAGGAATTGATTCTGCCCTTACCTCAACTCTATGTGCTGAGACAGGTTTAAAAACGCTTTGCGTAGAGATGCCCATCCATCAAGCTGAGAGCCAAGTAAATAGAGCTTCAGAGCACATTAACCAACTTAAGAGTAGATATCCAAACGTATCAAGTGTCCAAGTAGACCTAAGTAGTACTTTTGAAAACTTTAAAACAGTAACCCCACCTGTAGCCCCTTCTGCCTCTCTAGATTTAAGCTTGGCTAATACAAGAGCTAGATTGCGAATGACAACACTTTATTACCTTGCTGGTTTACATGGCCTACTTGTAGCTGGAACTGGAAACAAAATAGAAGACTTTGGTGTTGGATTTTATACTAAATACGGTGATGGAGGTGTTGATTTAAGTCCAATTGCAGACCTATTAAAATCTGAGGTATATAAATTGGCAGCCTTTGTTGATGTTCCTAAATCAATTCAGGGAGCAGCTCCTACAGACGGCCTCTTTGGAGACAGCAGAACTGATGAAGATCAAATTGGCGCTTCATATGATGAGTTAGAATGGGCAATGGAAATGAAAGACTCAGGAAAAGAAATAAAAGACTTTTCTGGCAGAGAATTAGAAGTTTTTAAGATATACACCCGATTAAACAGGAATAATCAACATAAGATGAATCCAATTCCAGTTTGTAAAATACCAAAAAACTTAAAGTAA
- the gldC gene encoding gliding motility protein GldC yields the protein MAIKHSSEINFTIGLDENKIPEAITWKAEDGGVDSKSSKAIMISVWDHIEKDTLRMDLWTKDMPVDEMKQFYHQTLVSMAASFERATDDQKMSATMRDFCDYFAEKLELNK from the coding sequence ATGGCAATTAAACACAGTTCAGAAATTAACTTTACAATTGGTCTTGATGAGAATAAAATTCCAGAGGCTATTACATGGAAAGCAGAAGATGGAGGTGTAGATTCAAAAAGCTCTAAAGCTATTATGATTTCTGTTTGGGATCATATAGAGAAAGATACATTGCGAATGGATTTATGGACAAAAGATATGCCCGTAGATGAGATGAAACAATTTTATCACCAGACCTTAGTTTCTATGGCTGCTAGTTTTGAGCGCGCTACCGATGATCAAAAAATGAGTGCAACCATGCGTGATTTTTGTGATTATTTCGCAGAAAAGCTAGAATTAAATAAATAG
- a CDS encoding gliding motility lipoprotein GldB produces MRNLFLIFYLILFLTSCVNTPNKKSVNIAESIDIELKRFEVDFYTSKPENLELVKQKYPLFFSQNVSDSVWIFKMKDPFEQNLFVETQKKYADFTGISSQLVILFDSIQGSFPDFQDPEVITLVNKLDYFNRVLYSDNTILISLDLYLGSSNSVYANFPTYIKQKFEADYIIVDVVKSIVQGKFSSKKTFPFLEKMIEAGKQQFLINQFLPTLADTLKIGFTEKQLQWAKTNEVFVWTYFNEQQLLQSYDNSLSHRFLETAPFSQFYRVEDSESPGRIAVWIGERIVSSFMQQNDVSLHDLVALAPSEIFTKSKYKPTKYGN; encoded by the coding sequence ATGCGAAACCTTTTTTTGATTTTTTACCTAATCTTGTTCCTTACTTCTTGTGTAAATACACCAAATAAGAAGTCTGTAAATATAGCTGAGTCAATTGACATTGAATTAAAGAGGTTTGAAGTTGATTTTTATACATCCAAACCAGAAAACTTAGAGCTTGTAAAACAAAAATATCCGCTTTTTTTTAGTCAAAATGTTTCAGATAGTGTGTGGATATTTAAAATGAAGGATCCTTTTGAGCAAAATTTGTTTGTAGAGACCCAAAAAAAATACGCAGATTTTACAGGAATAAGTAGTCAACTAGTCATACTATTTGATAGTATTCAGGGTTCTTTCCCTGATTTTCAAGATCCAGAAGTTATTACATTGGTTAATAAGTTGGATTATTTTAACCGTGTTCTCTATTCAGATAATACTATTTTAATTTCTTTAGATCTATATTTAGGAAGCAGCAATTCTGTATATGCTAATTTTCCAACTTATATCAAACAGAAATTTGAAGCTGACTATATAATAGTTGATGTAGTCAAATCTATTGTACAAGGTAAATTTAGTAGTAAAAAGACATTTCCTTTTCTCGAAAAAATGATTGAAGCAGGCAAGCAGCAGTTTTTGATAAATCAGTTTCTCCCAACTTTAGCAGATACTTTAAAAATTGGGTTTACAGAAAAACAACTCCAATGGGCAAAAACAAACGAAGTTTTTGTTTGGACTTATTTTAATGAACAGCAACTTTTACAAAGCTATGATAACTCACTAAGCCATCGGTTTTTAGAGACAGCGCCTTTTTCTCAGTTTTATAGAGTAGAAGATTCAGAGTCTCCTGGTAGGATAGCAGTTTGGATAGGCGAGAGAATAGTGAGTTCTTTTATGCAGCAGAATGATGTATCTTTGCATGATTTGGTAGCATTAGCACCTTCAGAAATTTTTACAAAATCAAAATACAAACCCACTAAATATGGCAATTAA
- the dnaG gene encoding DNA primase, producing the protein MISKHTIDQVFEIARVEEVIGEFVQLKKAGSNFKGLSPFTDEKSPSFMVSPVKQIWKDFSTGKGGTAVSFLMEHEHYTYPEAIKYLAKKYNIEIEETEQSDEQKQQLNERESMFLVSEFAKEYFHDLLKNSQQGKAIGLSYFKERGFRDDIIEKFDLGYCKDEWDNFTKAALKKGYDLKYLAATGLSIVKDNKQFDRFKGRVLFPIHSMSGRILGFGGRILTNDKKAAKYLNSPESDIYHKSKILYGIYQAKKAIAKEDNCFLVEGYTDVISFHQSGIENVVASSGTALTSDQIRLIRRLTQNITVLFDGDAAGLRASIRGIDLILEQGMNVKVVSFPEGEDPDSFAKSHSDADLKAYLQENAQDFINFKVSILLKDAQNDPVKKAGLIRDIVTSISKIPDNIQREVYVQECARIMEISERVLFSELAQMLKKDSKEALKSGQGNMPPPSFQVVKDEPVQPKVDTLFLLEKEIIRILLLYGNEEVDFVDLVEVEDEKGNIKVEKEPYKSKISKELYLNLQEDEIEFTHPVFQSVYYELIHQLNQDESINIDQLTNHKNADLANEVTSILMDEEKYSLSDWERKNIYVTEIQKILPKLVTDAILNLRRVLIERKVSEIMEEAKANPSGSIDLELVTNYTELKKRLFQKLNRVV; encoded by the coding sequence ATGATATCCAAACACACCATAGATCAAGTTTTTGAAATCGCTCGCGTAGAAGAGGTGATCGGTGAGTTTGTGCAATTAAAAAAAGCAGGAAGTAACTTTAAAGGGCTCAGTCCTTTTACCGATGAAAAGTCACCTTCTTTTATGGTGTCACCTGTTAAGCAAATCTGGAAGGATTTTAGTACCGGAAAAGGAGGTACGGCAGTGTCTTTTTTAATGGAACACGAGCATTATACCTATCCAGAAGCCATTAAGTATTTGGCTAAAAAGTACAATATAGAGATAGAAGAAACTGAGCAATCAGATGAGCAAAAGCAACAACTCAATGAGCGTGAAAGCATGTTTTTGGTTTCAGAATTTGCCAAAGAATATTTTCATGATCTTCTTAAAAATAGCCAACAAGGAAAGGCTATTGGTCTTTCTTATTTTAAAGAGCGTGGTTTTAGAGATGATATTATTGAAAAATTTGACCTAGGGTATTGTAAAGACGAGTGGGATAATTTTACCAAAGCAGCGCTAAAAAAAGGCTACGATCTTAAATATTTGGCTGCAACAGGGTTAAGCATCGTTAAAGACAACAAACAATTTGATCGTTTTAAAGGTCGCGTTTTGTTTCCGATACATTCCATGTCTGGTCGTATTTTGGGCTTTGGTGGTCGTATTTTAACCAATGATAAAAAAGCTGCTAAGTATTTAAATTCGCCAGAAAGTGATATCTATCACAAGAGTAAGATTTTATACGGTATATACCAGGCAAAAAAAGCCATCGCCAAAGAAGATAATTGTTTTTTAGTAGAAGGCTATACCGATGTCATTTCATTTCACCAATCCGGAATAGAAAATGTGGTGGCCTCTTCTGGTACTGCATTAACTTCTGATCAGATACGGCTTATTAGACGACTAACGCAAAATATCACCGTATTATTTGACGGAGATGCTGCAGGGTTAAGAGCTTCTATTAGAGGAATCGATTTGATTCTTGAGCAAGGCATGAACGTAAAAGTGGTGAGTTTTCCAGAAGGAGAAGACCCTGATAGCTTTGCTAAAAGTCACTCAGATGCTGATCTAAAGGCTTACTTACAAGAAAATGCTCAAGATTTTATCAATTTTAAAGTATCTATCTTATTAAAAGATGCTCAGAATGATCCTGTAAAAAAAGCAGGATTAATTAGAGATATAGTTACTAGTATTTCTAAGATTCCAGACAATATTCAACGAGAAGTGTATGTGCAAGAATGTGCGCGAATCATGGAAATTTCAGAAAGAGTCTTATTTAGCGAGTTAGCTCAAATGCTAAAGAAGGACTCTAAGGAAGCTTTAAAATCTGGACAAGGCAATATGCCGCCTCCTAGTTTTCAGGTTGTAAAAGACGAGCCTGTACAGCCTAAAGTAGATACCTTGTTCTTGTTAGAGAAAGAGATTATTAGAATCCTATTATTATATGGTAATGAAGAGGTCGATTTTGTTGATTTGGTTGAGGTAGAAGATGAGAAAGGAAACATTAAAGTAGAAAAGGAACCCTATAAAAGCAAAATCTCAAAAGAATTATATTTAAATCTACAAGAAGATGAAATAGAGTTTACCCATCCTGTTTTTCAATCGGTCTATTATGAGCTTATTCATCAATTAAATCAAGATGAAAGCATTAATATTGATCAATTAACCAATCATAAGAACGCCGATTTGGCTAATGAAGTTACTAGCATTTTAATGGATGAAGAAAAATATAGTTTAAGTGATTGGGAGCGTAAAAATATTTATGTGACAGAAATTCAAAAAATTCTTCCCAAACTTGTAACGGATGCTATATTAAACCTTCGAAGAGTTTTAATAGAAAGAAAAGTCTCTGAAATTATGGAGGAAGCAAAAGCCAATCCATCAGGTTCAATTGACTTAGAACTTGTCACTAATTACACTGAGCTTAAAAAAAGACTATTCCAAAAGTTGAATAGAGTTGTTTAG